A genomic region of Actinomycetota bacterium contains the following coding sequences:
- a CDS encoding CHRD domain-containing protein, whose protein sequence is MGKRTWIVLLLVTSLVLVAGVMATSGSAGGRPLSAVMTGPEEVPPGDPDGSGSAAFTFNPGRGRVCFELEVANIAPAAAAHIHVGPPGVAGPVVVPLTAPTDGSSSGCVHDVDPELIDAIKKNPGGYYVNVHNAEFPPGAVRGQLSR, encoded by the coding sequence ATGGGAAAGCGCACCTGGATCGTGCTCCTGCTGGTCACAAGCCTCGTGCTGGTCGCTGGGGTGATGGCGACCTCTGGAAGCGCCGGAGGCAGGCCGCTCTCGGCAGTCATGACGGGGCCTGAAGAGGTTCCGCCGGGCGACCCGGACGGGTCCGGCTCCGCAGCGTTCACGTTCAACCCGGGTCGCGGCCGGGTCTGTTTCGAGCTCGAGGTCGCTAACATCGCGCCCGCCGCCGCGGCGCACATCCACGTCGGCCCGCCCGGAGTTGCGGGGCCGGTCGTCGTTCCGCTCACCGCTCCGACCGATGGGAGCTCGAGCGGATGCGTGCATGACGTCGATCCCGAGTTGATCGACGCGATCAAGAAGAACCCTGGTGGCTACTACGTCAACGTGCACAACGCCGAGTTCCCGCCGGGAGCCGTCCGCGGTCAGCTTTCTCGCTGA
- a CDS encoding S8 family serine peptidase: MRLPAIALPLTLIVAVLIPPATADQQATGRYIVILRDNADPESTAHRHEDRYGAKADRFYHSVVRGYAANVPEDRVSELRKDPSVLMASKNRRFQAAACPDVDPQCTPTGVRRIAADSTSATGDGVQVAVLDSGIDLDHPDLAANVMGGADCIGPDTGNFDDGLGHGTHVAGTIAAIDNGTGVRGVAPEAKLWAVKILNNAGVGDDVSIMCGLEFVFDNAASIDVANMSLEAPIPNVDDGNCGLDNDDAFHLAICAVVEAGVTIVAAAGNHADDIKDVSPAAYDEVITATALSDWDGAPCGDGPDPTGDFPDDTFAAFSSYASTPGDRAHTIGAPGVDILSTWVNGYAFSDGTSMASPHVAGAAALYLEGNPTASPAQVRGALLESGELLGVNSGGKCTGTIPSHTDPSGLHPEPVVCALGCTLPIEASTPGVIRGNVWYLNNGFDATGNVPTFAYGSPSDRVVVGDWDGDGVESPGVVRGNVWYLNDDFDATGNVPTFAFGRSTDRVVVGDWDGDGVDSPGVVRGNVWYFNNGFDATGDASLAFGRTTDQQIVGNWDGDEDDDIAVRRGNSWFLRVPTAPVTVIFFAYGHSADRAVAGDWDGENP, from the coding sequence ATGCGCCTCCCCGCCATCGCGCTGCCGCTGACCCTCATCGTTGCCGTTCTGATCCCGCCTGCAACCGCGGATCAGCAGGCCACCGGACGCTACATCGTGATCCTTCGTGACAACGCCGATCCCGAGTCCACGGCCCACCGGCATGAGGATCGGTACGGAGCAAAAGCCGACCGCTTCTACCACTCGGTGGTTAGGGGTTATGCGGCGAACGTACCCGAAGACCGGGTTTCGGAGCTTCGTAAAGACCCTTCGGTGCTCATGGCCTCGAAGAACCGCCGCTTCCAGGCGGCGGCATGCCCCGATGTCGATCCGCAATGCACGCCGACCGGGGTAAGGCGCATCGCCGCGGACTCGACGTCGGCGACCGGCGACGGCGTGCAGGTCGCGGTGCTGGACTCAGGCATCGATCTCGATCATCCGGATCTCGCGGCCAACGTGATGGGCGGGGCCGACTGCATCGGCCCGGACACGGGGAACTTCGACGACGGTCTGGGTCACGGGACCCACGTCGCAGGAACGATCGCCGCGATCGACAACGGAACCGGTGTCCGCGGCGTCGCGCCCGAGGCCAAGCTGTGGGCGGTGAAGATCCTCAACAACGCCGGCGTGGGTGACGACGTCAGCATCATGTGCGGACTCGAGTTCGTCTTCGACAACGCAGCGTCGATCGACGTGGCCAACATGAGCCTCGAGGCTCCGATCCCCAACGTCGATGACGGGAACTGCGGTTTGGATAACGATGACGCGTTCCATCTGGCCATCTGCGCCGTCGTAGAAGCCGGCGTGACGATAGTCGCCGCGGCCGGAAACCATGCCGACGACATCAAGGATGTCAGCCCGGCCGCGTACGACGAGGTGATCACGGCGACGGCACTCTCGGACTGGGACGGAGCACCGTGCGGCGACGGACCGGATCCGACCGGAGATTTCCCCGACGACACGTTCGCCGCCTTCTCGAGCTACGCCTCGACTCCCGGCGATCGGGCCCACACCATCGGAGCGCCGGGTGTCGACATCCTTTCGACCTGGGTGAACGGTTACGCATTCAGCGACGGGACGAGCATGGCGAGTCCGCACGTGGCGGGAGCGGCGGCGCTTTACCTGGAAGGAAACCCGACCGCGTCGCCGGCGCAGGTTCGGGGGGCACTGCTGGAGTCGGGGGAGTTGTTGGGGGTGAACAGCGGGGGGAAATGCACCGGCACCATTCCGAGCCACACCGACCCGTCGGGTTTGCACCCTGAACCCGTGGTCTGCGCGCTCGGCTGCACTCTGCCGATCGAGGCTTCCACGCCGGGCGTCATCCGCGGGAACGTCTGGTATCTGAACAACGGTTTCGACGCGACCGGAAACGTCCCGACCTTCGCGTACGGGAGTCCTTCGGATCGGGTGGTGGTCGGTGATTGGGACGGTGATGGGGTCGAATCGCCCGGGGTGGTGCGCGGAAACGTTTGGTATCTGAACGACGATTTCGATGCGACCGGAAACGTCCCGACCTTCGCGTTCGGGCGGTCGACGGATCGAGTCGTGGTCGGTGATTGGGACGGTGATGGTGTCGATTCGCCCGGGGTGGTGCGTGGGAACGTCTGGTACTTCAACAACGGCTTCGACGCGACGGGAGATGCCTCCTTGGCGTTCGGGAGAACGACCGACCAGCAGATCGTTGGGAACTGGGACGGCGACGAGGACGACGACATCGCCGTGCGTCGAGGGAACTCGTGGTTCCTGAGGGTTCCGACCGCACCGGTCACCGTGATCTTCTTCGCGTACGGCCACAGCGCGGATAGGGCCGTCGCCGGCGATTGGGACGGCGAGAACCCGTAA
- a CDS encoding response regulator transcription factor → MTEQEPIRVMVVDDHPMWRDGVRADLEGSGTATVVAEASDGGEAVEKARETMPEVVLMDLQMPTVSGVEATRLIVEESPHIKVLVLSASGEEADVLEAVKAGASGYLLKSTPAAEVSAAVRRVRDGEPAFTPSLAGLVLNEFRRVATKDPEEPKLTPRENEVLKLVAKGYTYREIAEKLFVSVKTVQNHVQNILTKLQMRKRYELMRYAIQKGLDRTPD, encoded by the coding sequence GTGACCGAGCAAGAGCCGATCCGCGTGATGGTCGTCGACGACCATCCGATGTGGCGCGACGGCGTCCGCGCCGATCTCGAGGGGTCGGGCACCGCGACGGTCGTCGCCGAAGCGTCCGACGGCGGCGAGGCCGTCGAGAAGGCCCGAGAGACGATGCCCGAAGTGGTCCTCATGGATCTTCAGATGCCGACGGTGTCGGGTGTCGAGGCCACGCGCCTGATCGTCGAAGAGTCACCTCACATCAAGGTGTTGGTGCTCTCCGCTTCCGGAGAGGAGGCCGACGTGCTCGAAGCCGTGAAGGCAGGGGCGAGCGGCTATCTCCTCAAGAGCACGCCGGCCGCCGAGGTCTCAGCCGCGGTTCGCCGGGTACGCGACGGTGAGCCGGCATTCACGCCGTCGCTCGCAGGACTCGTTCTGAACGAGTTTCGTCGCGTCGCGACGAAGGATCCCGAGGAACCCAAGCTCACCCCCCGAGAGAACGAGGTGCTGAAACTGGTCGCCAAGGGATATACCTATCGGGAGATCGCCGAGAAGCTGTTCGTTTCGGTGAAGACCGTGCAGAACCACGTGCAGAACATCCTTACCAAGCTCCAGATGCGCAAACGCTACGAGCTCATGCGCTACGCCATACAAAAGGGCTTGGATCGGACGCCGGACTAG
- a CDS encoding ATP-binding protein: MLAAPERSRRTLARGALAFRWVAIAWMAILALSERGSYTNDALAWASIGAAGAWTAWLTVGGTRWFRTELLTDLALCCWLVVVSGIVVPDGQIATRPLFAVGYPVSAALMWGIARGPIAGIGAGAALSAALLGSRLVNGFDLGDIPNRQWQSMAGTWVQYLAAGGTVGFVSRLLERTAGEAQKATGELVRERERAARLAERESLARQIHDSVLQSLALVHKRGQELAASGAPGAREAAQLAEIAGQQEATLRNLILREPQEGPAGQRSLREALETTSVGVTGVPVGVSAVGPIWIARRHADEIAAAVREALANVAEHANASRATVFADEEGGEIVVTVRDDGVGFTYDEALLRADGKAGMLKSMKGRLEDLGGSMAVTAAPGGGTEIELRAPKVLREEPA; this comes from the coding sequence ATGCTCGCCGCGCCGGAGCGGTCGCGCCGCACCCTCGCGCGCGGCGCGCTCGCGTTCCGCTGGGTCGCGATCGCATGGATGGCCATCCTCGCGCTCAGCGAGCGTGGCTCGTACACCAACGACGCGCTCGCGTGGGCGTCGATCGGCGCGGCCGGCGCGTGGACGGCTTGGCTCACGGTCGGAGGCACGCGCTGGTTTCGCACGGAGCTGCTCACCGACCTGGCGCTTTGCTGCTGGCTGGTCGTGGTGTCGGGGATCGTCGTACCCGACGGCCAGATCGCGACGCGGCCGTTGTTCGCCGTCGGGTATCCGGTCAGCGCGGCGCTGATGTGGGGGATCGCGCGCGGCCCGATCGCGGGGATCGGCGCCGGCGCCGCGCTCTCGGCGGCGTTGCTCGGATCGCGTCTGGTCAACGGGTTCGACCTCGGCGACATCCCGAACCGTCAGTGGCAGAGCATGGCCGGAACGTGGGTGCAGTACCTCGCTGCGGGAGGCACGGTGGGCTTCGTGTCGCGACTGCTCGAGCGAACCGCCGGCGAGGCGCAGAAAGCGACCGGTGAGCTCGTTCGTGAGCGTGAGCGCGCCGCGCGTCTCGCCGAGCGCGAGTCGCTCGCGCGGCAGATCCACGACTCGGTCCTGCAGTCCCTCGCGCTCGTGCACAAGCGCGGTCAGGAGCTCGCCGCCTCCGGCGCGCCCGGCGCGCGGGAGGCCGCGCAGCTCGCCGAGATCGCGGGCCAACAGGAGGCGACGCTCCGCAACCTGATCCTCCGTGAGCCGCAAGAAGGCCCGGCCGGCCAGCGCTCGCTCCGCGAGGCGCTCGAGACGACCTCGGTCGGCGTCACCGGCGTTCCGGTCGGCGTCTCGGCCGTCGGTCCGATCTGGATCGCTCGGCGCCACGCCGACGAGATCGCGGCCGCCGTCCGCGAGGCGCTGGCCAACGTCGCCGAGCACGCCAACGCATCGCGCGCAACCGTCTTCGCCGACGAGGAGGGCGGCGAGATCGTCGTCACGGTGCGCGACGACGGTGTGGGCTTCACCTACGATGAGGCGCTCCTCCGCGCCGACGGAAAGGCCGGGATGCTGAAGAGCATGAAGGGGCGCCTCGAGGATCTCGGCGGCTCGATGGCCGTCACCGCGGCGCCGGGCGGCGGCACCGAGATCGAACTCCGCGCCCCGAAGGTCTTGCGCGAGGAGCCCGCGTGA
- the mazG gene encoding nucleoside triphosphate pyrophosphohydrolase: MGKLLLVQPGPGAPDLLPLEAWQALARPHVYVAPADPLGMRLADVEMLFTVLDEAASENLAPEAPPVEKGKGPELKLLISAHKHGETSPGARKVAERLAELAAEHGEITFVLPALHGEEITRAVLEKALTGHPEVEVVMGRSARGARLLELVRVMARLRGPDGCPWDAEQTHQTLVKYLLDETYELLEAIEAGAPDHIAEELGDLLLQVVFHAQMAADAATFDIDDVAGRLVAKLVNRHPHVFGDVEVEGATEVVANWETIKDHEKGRTSVLEGVPEALPALALAHKLQKRAGKIGFDWKAAGGPAAKVREELAEVEGAQPEDLEEEIGDLLFAAVALGRHLGVDAETALRKAARKFRDRLARMESSARERGATLNDLPADELDKLWSEAKS, translated from the coding sequence GTGGGAAAGCTTCTTCTCGTTCAGCCCGGCCCGGGCGCACCGGATCTGCTTCCGCTGGAGGCCTGGCAGGCGCTCGCCCGGCCGCACGTCTACGTGGCGCCCGCCGATCCGCTCGGGATGCGGCTCGCCGACGTGGAGATGCTCTTCACGGTCCTTGATGAGGCTGCAAGTGAGAACCTCGCGCCCGAGGCTCCCCCGGTCGAAAAGGGCAAAGGCCCGGAGCTGAAGCTCCTCATCTCGGCCCACAAGCACGGCGAGACGTCCCCCGGCGCGCGCAAGGTCGCCGAGCGCCTTGCCGAGCTCGCGGCCGAGCACGGCGAGATCACGTTCGTCCTTCCCGCCCTCCACGGCGAGGAGATCACGCGCGCCGTGCTCGAAAAGGCGCTGACCGGCCACCCCGAGGTCGAGGTCGTCATGGGTCGCAGCGCACGTGGCGCCCGGCTGCTCGAGCTGGTCCGCGTGATGGCGCGATTGCGCGGGCCCGACGGATGCCCGTGGGACGCCGAGCAGACGCACCAGACTCTGGTGAAGTACCTGCTCGACGAGACCTACGAGCTGCTCGAGGCGATCGAGGCCGGTGCACCCGATCACATCGCCGAGGAGCTCGGCGACTTGCTCTTACAAGTCGTGTTCCACGCACAGATGGCGGCAGACGCCGCGACGTTCGACATCGACGACGTCGCGGGCCGGCTCGTCGCCAAGCTCGTGAACCGGCACCCGCACGTGTTCGGCGATGTCGAGGTCGAAGGCGCGACCGAGGTCGTCGCGAACTGGGAGACGATCAAGGATCACGAGAAGGGCCGCACGTCGGTCCTCGAGGGTGTGCCGGAGGCGCTCCCCGCGCTCGCGTTGGCGCACAAGCTCCAGAAGCGCGCCGGCAAGATCGGGTTCGACTGGAAGGCCGCCGGAGGTCCCGCGGCAAAGGTCCGCGAGGAGCTCGCCGAGGTCGAGGGCGCGCAACCCGAAGACCTCGAGGAAGAGATTGGCGATCTTCTCTTCGCGGCGGTCGCTCTCGGACGGCATCTCGGTGTCGACGCAGAGACGGCGCTGCGCAAAGCAGCGCGCAAGTTCCGCGACCGGCTCGCGCGCATGGAATCGAGCGCGAGGGAGAGAGGCGCGACGCTCAATGATCTGCCCGCCGACGAGCTCGACAAGCTCTGGAGCGAGGCCAAGAGCTAG
- a CDS encoding choice-of-anchor P family protein: protein MTDEDDRPVEGSRREFLKKSAVVGGLAWSMPAVASLPGGRAWAQTYPPACTCHASAFGMRIIIPPVGFDQTYDTGSADPPVLSVDTGSISLGVLGTIRVQARVVTADEGVPPQGGCHGVAALDFVRISGTALPLPVRPIQTAEIAAEAHASCDGCNTGGGSSIAGLLIGTPAVIIPIGVCNLDVAGLVVVGEQFCTDDVLTVNALHVNIPGIIEVIVGHAEAGATDCPCTTC, encoded by the coding sequence ATGACCGACGAAGACGACCGGCCGGTGGAAGGCTCTCGTCGAGAGTTCCTGAAGAAGTCCGCGGTGGTGGGGGGGCTGGCCTGGTCGATGCCGGCCGTCGCCTCGCTGCCCGGTGGCCGGGCATGGGCTCAGACGTACCCTCCCGCCTGCACGTGTCACGCGAGCGCTTTCGGGATGCGAATCATCATCCCGCCGGTTGGGTTCGATCAGACCTATGACACGGGATCCGCGGACCCGCCGGTCCTCTCCGTCGACACCGGATCCATCAGCCTCGGAGTGCTCGGCACGATCCGGGTACAAGCGAGGGTTGTCACTGCGGACGAGGGCGTTCCACCGCAGGGCGGTTGCCACGGAGTGGCGGCGCTGGACTTCGTTCGGATCAGTGGGACCGCGCTGCCGCTTCCCGTCCGTCCCATCCAGACCGCGGAGATCGCAGCCGAAGCGCATGCGAGCTGTGACGGGTGCAACACCGGTGGAGGGTCGTCGATCGCCGGTCTTCTGATCGGAACTCCCGCCGTCATCATCCCGATCGGCGTATGCAATCTGGACGTCGCCGGGCTGGTCGTCGTCGGGGAGCAGTTCTGCACGGACGACGTGCTCACGGTCAACGCGCTCCATGTGAACATCCCCGGGATCATCGAGGTGATCGTCGGCCACGCCGAGGCGGGCGCAACCGACTGTCCCTGCACGACCTGCTGA
- a CDS encoding alpha/beta hydrolase: MADEIDLFGALRPHHESLVALEGGRSLGYAEYGDPEGDPVLWFHGTPGARKQIPPDVPGLSAERRIRMIGVERPGTGFSTAYTYERIIDWADDLKAFADGLGIDRFATVGLSGGGPYVLAACQAMPDRVSAGAVLGGIGPTRGRETAPGYTRILPLMYPLLAAARGPLSALFSNAVKAVRDVASPGYDLYRKFIAPPSDRAVLEDPAMKAVFLYDLTTALEGGLRAPVSDIVLFGRHWGFSLRDITVPVKFWHGDADKIVPLSHGEFMTPLVPGAELSVVPGGGHFAGYILGREVLDWIGDVWGDRKYGRAVGVVHSIAEHESHRP; the protein is encoded by the coding sequence GTGGCCGACGAGATCGATCTGTTCGGCGCTCTTCGGCCGCATCACGAGTCGCTCGTCGCGCTCGAAGGCGGACGGAGCCTCGGGTACGCGGAGTACGGCGACCCCGAGGGGGACCCGGTTCTCTGGTTCCACGGGACGCCGGGTGCCCGCAAGCAGATCCCGCCGGACGTGCCGGGCCTTTCGGCCGAACGCCGGATCCGGATGATCGGGGTGGAGCGGCCGGGCACCGGCTTCTCGACGGCGTATACCTACGAGCGGATCATCGACTGGGCCGATGACCTGAAGGCGTTCGCCGACGGTCTCGGGATCGATCGCTTCGCTACCGTGGGCCTGTCGGGCGGCGGGCCGTACGTACTCGCCGCGTGTCAGGCGATGCCCGATCGCGTGAGCGCCGGCGCGGTGCTCGGCGGGATCGGACCGACACGCGGACGCGAGACCGCGCCGGGCTACACGAGGATCCTGCCGCTGATGTATCCGCTCCTCGCTGCCGCACGCGGGCCGCTCAGCGCGCTGTTCAGCAACGCCGTGAAGGCCGTCCGCGACGTCGCGTCGCCGGGCTACGATCTCTACCGCAAGTTCATCGCGCCGCCCTCGGACCGGGCCGTGCTCGAGGATCCGGCGATGAAGGCGGTTTTCCTGTACGACCTCACGACGGCGTTGGAGGGCGGACTTCGCGCGCCGGTCTCCGACATCGTGCTGTTCGGGCGGCATTGGGGCTTCTCGCTGCGAGACATCACCGTGCCGGTGAAGTTCTGGCACGGGGACGCGGACAAGATCGTCCCGCTTTCGCACGGGGAGTTCATGACCCCCCTCGTCCCCGGCGCCGAGCTGTCGGTCGTGCCGGGGGGAGGGCATTTCGCCGGGTACATCCTGGGGCGAGAGGTGCTCGACTGGATCGGCGACGTCTGGGGCGACCGCAAGTACGGCCGCGCGGTCGGGGTGGTCCACTCGATCGCCGAGCACGAGTCGCACCGTCCCTGA
- a CDS encoding peptidylprolyl isomerase: protein MTRRLRLLSFALLAVAASACGRYLTTGVAVVNGEMITREALDRQVASVYGNPQFQGAINPDDAEQRLQIERQVIVQLIQDELIRQEGKRLKVNVTSAQVNERLQAIAAAQPEEIQREIQARGEAAVRELIRGQIIAEKLAEVAGGSAPPTEAEIRAAYGNGRRFEEIHVRHILFLVQAGADEAAAQKKAQVALKKLQDGSDFATLAQQVSEDPGSKDAGGDLGFITREVNFDETFLNAAFAVKEGKISGLVRTQFGFHIIKVDERRIKTLEQARAELSEEIATAKRSESFQGYIVERLRAADIVVNPRWGDFDPETFEIQNHEFFVPPSPEPETQPIPFQ, encoded by the coding sequence ATGACCCGACGCCTCCGGCTGCTTTCGTTCGCGCTGCTCGCCGTGGCGGCGAGCGCGTGCGGCCGGTACCTGACCACGGGCGTCGCGGTGGTGAACGGCGAGATGATCACGCGCGAGGCGCTCGACCGGCAGGTCGCGAGCGTGTACGGCAACCCGCAGTTCCAGGGCGCGATCAATCCCGACGACGCCGAGCAGCGACTGCAGATCGAGCGCCAGGTGATCGTCCAACTGATCCAGGACGAGCTCATCCGCCAGGAAGGGAAGCGCCTCAAGGTCAACGTGACCTCCGCTCAGGTGAACGAGCGCCTCCAGGCGATCGCTGCCGCGCAGCCCGAAGAGATCCAGCGCGAGATCCAGGCGCGCGGGGAGGCGGCGGTGCGCGAGCTGATCAGAGGGCAGATCATCGCGGAGAAGCTCGCGGAGGTAGCCGGCGGGAGCGCGCCGCCCACCGAGGCGGAGATCCGCGCCGCGTACGGCAACGGCCGGCGTTTCGAGGAGATCCATGTCCGCCACATCCTCTTCCTCGTTCAGGCCGGCGCAGACGAAGCCGCCGCGCAGAAGAAGGCGCAGGTCGCGCTCAAGAAGCTCCAAGACGGCAGCGACTTCGCGACGCTGGCCCAACAGGTCTCTGAAGACCCAGGCTCGAAGGACGCCGGCGGCGACCTGGGCTTCATCACGCGCGAGGTGAACTTCGACGAGACGTTCCTGAACGCTGCTTTCGCGGTGAAGGAAGGAAAGATCTCGGGCTTGGTGCGCACGCAGTTCGGCTTCCACATCATCAAGGTGGACGAACGCCGGATCAAGACGTTGGAGCAGGCGCGCGCCGAGCTATCGGAAGAGATCGCGACGGCGAAGCGTAGCGAGTCGTTCCAGGGCTACATCGTCGAGCGGCTGCGTGCGGCCGACATCGTGGTGAACCCGCGCTGGGGTGACTTCGATCCGGAGACCTTCGAGATCCAGAACCACGAGTTCTTCGTACCGCCGTCCCCCGAACCGGAGACGCAACCGATCCCGTTCCAGTAG